A window of Haliscomenobacter hydrossis DSM 1100 contains these coding sequences:
- a CDS encoding tRNA-binding protein has translation MLTWEDFEKVEMRVGTILEARDFEKARNPAYQLTIDFGDYGIKRSSAQITTLYHKEDLPGKQVIAVVNFPPKQIANFFSECLVLGLIGADKTITLLQPERPVPNGLRVA, from the coding sequence ATGCTCACTTGGGAAGATTTTGAAAAAGTAGAAATGCGCGTTGGCACCATCCTCGAAGCGCGCGATTTTGAAAAAGCCCGCAATCCGGCTTATCAACTGACCATCGATTTTGGTGATTATGGCATCAAACGCAGTTCGGCACAAATCACTACTTTGTACCATAAAGAAGATTTACCGGGCAAACAAGTGATTGCAGTAGTGAATTTTCCGCCCAAACAAATCGCCAATTTTTTCTCAGAGTGTTTGGTGCTGGGTTTGATTGGTGCCGATAAAACGATTACTTTGTTGCAACCGGAGCGCCCAGTCCCGAACGGTTTGCGCGTTGCTTGA
- a CDS encoding GNAT family N-acetyltransferase, with product MLKMTRQTIPSDFHYIYSLYMHRSINPYLLYEYMDEAAFQPIFDDLQSKNLLYIFEHEGQKAGMFKLVPFAHRTSHIAFIGGVAIHPDFSGKGLGKQMFREIIERGRSMGMLRLELSTATENVRALRLYESVGFEKEGVLRKYTWLKSENRFLDEVMMSYLYA from the coding sequence ATGTTGAAGATGACTCGTCAAACCATACCATCTGACTTCCATTACATCTATTCCCTCTACATGCATCGCTCCATAAACCCTTATCTCTTATACGAGTACATGGACGAAGCAGCGTTCCAACCCATCTTTGATGACCTGCAAAGCAAAAACCTCTTGTACATCTTCGAACACGAAGGCCAAAAAGCGGGCATGTTCAAACTGGTGCCGTTCGCCCACCGCACTTCGCACATTGCCTTTATAGGCGGAGTGGCCATCCACCCTGACTTTTCCGGCAAAGGTCTGGGCAAACAGATGTTTCGGGAAATCATCGAACGAGGTCGCAGCATGGGTATGTTGCGCCTTGAACTCAGTACCGCTACTGAAAATGTCCGAGCCCTCCGCCTGTACGAAAGTGTCGGTTTCGAAAAAGAAGGGGTGCTGCGCAAATACACCTGGCTGAAAAGTGAAAATCGTTTTCTAGATGAGGTGATGATGTCTTACCTTTATGCATAG
- a CDS encoding mandelate racemase/muconate lactonizing enzyme family protein produces the protein MNIKSIEVWRQNLALSRPYTIAYQTTTEVENIFILIELENGIRGIGAACPMEHVTGETLEHTLAVLQSEPVKMLEGKPIKLFQVYIKWFRDTFAKYPAALAAFDMALHDAFCQSIGLSVVDFLGRRVEKLPTSVTIGIKDVEGTLEDAREFVDAGFKILKVKLGQNLQMDIERLVKLRDHFGYNIGIRVDPNQGYSYKDLLLFDALTERLRIELVEQPVKVGDMPLLIGLPADMRDQIAADESLLQLTSAYQLLTPDRSCGIFNIKLMKCGGIQAAQEIANVAQSAGIDLMWGCNDESIVSITAALHVAFAQPHTKYIDLDGSFDLAQDVVSGGFVLEDGYMWPSDKAGLGLELI, from the coding sequence ATGAACATAAAATCAATCGAAGTCTGGCGGCAAAACCTGGCTTTATCCCGACCTTATACCATTGCCTATCAAACCACCACCGAGGTGGAAAATATATTCATCCTGATTGAACTCGAAAATGGCATCCGCGGCATTGGTGCGGCTTGCCCGATGGAACATGTTACGGGCGAAACGCTGGAGCACACCTTGGCGGTATTGCAATCAGAACCCGTCAAAATGCTGGAGGGCAAACCGATCAAATTGTTCCAGGTGTACATCAAATGGTTTCGCGACACTTTTGCCAAATACCCGGCTGCGCTGGCGGCTTTTGACATGGCCTTGCACGATGCTTTTTGTCAGTCGATTGGCCTGTCAGTTGTTGATTTTTTGGGCCGTAGGGTTGAAAAACTGCCCACATCGGTGACCATCGGCATCAAAGACGTGGAAGGAACGCTGGAGGATGCCCGGGAATTTGTGGATGCAGGTTTTAAAATTTTGAAGGTAAAACTCGGGCAGAATTTGCAAATGGACATTGAACGCCTGGTGAAATTGCGTGATCATTTTGGCTACAACATCGGCATTCGGGTCGATCCCAACCAGGGTTATTCCTATAAAGACTTGTTGCTTTTTGATGCCTTGACCGAGCGCTTGCGGATCGAATTGGTCGAACAACCCGTCAAGGTGGGGGATATGCCGCTGCTGATCGGCCTTCCGGCGGACATGCGCGACCAGATTGCTGCGGACGAAAGTTTGTTGCAACTCACCTCAGCCTATCAATTGCTTACCCCCGACCGGAGTTGTGGCATTTTCAACATCAAACTGATGAAATGTGGGGGCATTCAAGCAGCGCAAGAAATCGCCAATGTGGCGCAATCCGCTGGAATTGATCTGATGTGGGGCTGCAACGACGAGAGCATCGTGAGTATTACGGCGGCGCTACACGTGGCCTTTGCGCAGCCGCACACGAAGTACATCGACCTGGACGGTAGTTTTGATCTGGCGCAGGATGTGGTGAGCGGCGGTTTTGTGTTGGAAGACGGGTACATGTGGCCGAGTGATAAGGCGGGGCTGGGCTTGGAGCTGATTTAA
- a CDS encoding RNA polymerase sigma factor: MSEKPTILSTVRRYSNQLFRFIRGRVRSEEEAEDILQDVWVQLSRLSNLDEVESLSGWLYQVARNRITDTYRKKGTESLDDLTYEDEEGNLNVKEILLSDSQSPEDAFFKEIFWDALMNALDELPENQRQVFVWNELEDLTLQEIADKTNENLITIISRKRYAVQHLRQRLQALYDELNND, encoded by the coding sequence GTGAGCGAAAAACCCACCATTCTTTCCACTGTCAGGCGCTACAGCAACCAGCTGTTTCGCTTCATTCGTGGACGGGTACGCTCAGAGGAAGAAGCCGAAGACATCTTGCAGGATGTATGGGTACAACTCAGTCGCCTGAGTAACCTGGACGAGGTAGAAAGCCTCAGTGGTTGGCTGTACCAGGTGGCCCGTAACCGCATCACCGACACCTACCGCAAAAAAGGCACCGAATCGCTGGATGACCTGACTTATGAAGACGAAGAGGGCAACCTGAATGTGAAGGAAATCCTGCTATCAGACAGCCAATCCCCCGAAGACGCTTTTTTTAAAGAAATCTTCTGGGATGCGTTGATGAATGCCCTGGATGAACTACCAGAAAACCAGCGCCAGGTTTTTGTGTGGAACGAACTGGAAGACCTGACTTTGCAAGAAATTGCCGACAAGACCAACGAAAATTTAATAACCATCATCTCGCGCAAGCGCTACGCGGTGCAACACCTGCGCCAAAGATTGCAAGCCTTGTACGATGAACTCAATAATGACTGA
- the ggt gene encoding gamma-glutamyltransferase has protein sequence MRLNHYLFALLFLALSACKQKETFTGYHIDKSIIADSAIVSTAHPLASEVGLQVLKDGGNAIDAAVAVQLALAVVYPVAGNIGGGGFLVYRSGDGQDVAALDFREKAPAKAQRDMYLDAEGNVIEGKSTAGHLAAGVPGSVEGCWQMFQKYSQLKDWKRLVQPAIDLAEKGFRITASEANGLNEYKRGFIKNNTQACVFVKKDTAQLWKTGELLIQTELAETLKRIRDQGRDGFYRGKTADLVAAEMQRGGGWITAEDMADYHAVWRKPMLGKYRGYDLISMPPPSSGGIALFQLLGMVEPHSFAKNGFHSPEHIHLFTEAERRVYADRAKHLGDADFYTVPVANLADSQYIQQRFANFDPNKATPSSAIEGGEFTGKESKQTTHYSIVDAEGNAVAITTTLNAGYGALTVVGGAGFLLNNEMDDFSAKPGVPNLYGAIGGDANAILPGKRPLSSMTPTIVTKDGKLFMVVGTPGGTTIITSVFQVITNVIDFDMDMTAATHAKRFHSQWLPDELYLEKGATNEATRKKLQAMGHKVVEWPGIGQVESILVRKDGKLEGAADIRAKDDAVMGY, from the coding sequence ATGCGCCTTAACCATTACCTCTTTGCCCTCTTGTTCTTGGCTTTATCCGCTTGCAAACAAAAAGAAACCTTTACGGGCTACCACATCGACAAATCCATTATTGCCGACAGCGCCATCGTCAGCACCGCCCATCCGTTGGCTTCTGAAGTGGGTCTGCAAGTCCTCAAGGACGGGGGCAATGCCATCGACGCCGCAGTAGCTGTACAGCTCGCCCTGGCCGTGGTGTATCCCGTAGCAGGCAATATCGGAGGCGGTGGTTTTTTGGTATACCGCAGTGGGGATGGCCAGGATGTCGCTGCACTGGATTTTCGGGAAAAAGCCCCCGCCAAAGCCCAGCGCGACATGTACCTCGACGCCGAAGGCAATGTCATTGAAGGCAAAAGTACCGCAGGGCACTTGGCGGCGGGTGTGCCCGGCAGTGTGGAAGGTTGCTGGCAGATGTTTCAAAAATACTCCCAACTCAAGGACTGGAAACGTTTGGTCCAACCAGCGATTGATTTGGCTGAAAAGGGTTTCCGCATCACCGCATCTGAAGCCAATGGTTTGAATGAATACAAGCGTGGGTTCATCAAAAACAACACCCAGGCTTGTGTTTTTGTCAAAAAAGATACCGCACAACTGTGGAAGACAGGTGAATTGTTGATCCAAACCGAGCTGGCCGAAACCCTCAAACGCATCCGCGACCAGGGGCGAGACGGTTTTTACCGGGGCAAAACCGCTGACTTGGTAGCTGCCGAAATGCAACGCGGTGGCGGCTGGATTACAGCTGAAGACATGGCCGATTACCACGCTGTGTGGCGCAAACCCATGTTGGGCAAATACCGGGGATACGACCTCATTTCGATGCCACCGCCTTCCAGCGGCGGCATTGCCTTGTTCCAGTTGTTGGGTATGGTGGAACCTCATTCCTTTGCCAAAAATGGCTTTCATTCCCCCGAACACATCCACCTCTTTACCGAAGCCGAACGCCGGGTGTACGCCGACCGCGCCAAACACCTGGGCGATGCCGATTTTTACACCGTTCCAGTAGCCAATTTAGCGGACAGCCAATATATTCAACAGCGTTTTGCCAATTTTGACCCCAACAAAGCCACGCCCAGTAGCGCCATAGAAGGGGGTGAATTCACGGGCAAGGAAAGCAAACAAACCACCCATTACAGCATTGTGGATGCCGAAGGCAATGCCGTAGCCATCACCACCACCCTCAATGCGGGGTATGGTGCCCTGACCGTAGTGGGCGGTGCGGGCTTTTTGCTCAACAACGAAATGGACGACTTCAGCGCCAAACCTGGCGTACCCAACCTGTATGGGGCCATTGGCGGCGATGCCAACGCCATTCTGCCCGGTAAACGCCCCTTGAGCAGCATGACACCTACCATCGTCACCAAGGACGGAAAACTCTTTATGGTAGTCGGCACCCCCGGCGGCACCACCATCATCACCTCCGTTTTCCAGGTCATCACCAACGTGATCGACTTTGACATGGATATGACCGCCGCTACCCACGCCAAACGTTTCCACAGCCAATGGCTGCCGGATGAACTGTATCTGGAAAAAGGAGCTACCAACGAGGCTACCCGCAAAAAACTCCAGGCCATGGGCCACAAAGTGGTGGAATGGCCGGGGATCGGGCAGGTGGAATCCATCCTCGTCCGCAAAGACGGAAAATTGGAGGGCGCTGCCGATATACGGGCGAAAGATGATGCGGTAATGGGGTATTGA
- a CDS encoding AAA family ATPase encodes MEDVFVTELKLKKVRHLENLSISLSKETPKHLILTGKNGSGKTSVLNEIKAFFQQIDGKTITNLKSWKKYRSSLTDKQFYSNYDYSMESNKAFNEIKEIISSNNRSQSGIELIFNAKNFIGPFFHENFIFAFFEAKRLSDFRQPSGPKKLDIKDHYGIDEKANIEFVQHLINLRYNYLEAKESGRQKIANNINQWVEGFEASLKEIFSDESLKLVIDSKNFKYDIITKGREVFDLKTLSDGFSAIINIVTELIMRMEKKHSNVYDAQGLVLIDEIETHLHIDLQKKILPFLTSFFPKIQFIVTTHSPFVLTSLADAIIYDLESQEPIEDLSGYSVEAIIEGYFGSDKYSEALKDKVDEYEQLAKKDELSFSEEKRFKSLKKYFDDLSDVFAEELKLKIQQIRMLKPVK; translated from the coding sequence ATGGAAGATGTTTTCGTTACAGAGTTAAAACTTAAAAAAGTTCGTCATCTGGAGAATCTGAGTATTTCGCTCTCCAAGGAGACTCCAAAACACCTCATTTTAACTGGAAAAAATGGGAGCGGAAAAACATCTGTTCTTAATGAAATCAAAGCCTTTTTTCAACAAATTGATGGCAAAACAATAACTAATCTGAAAAGTTGGAAAAAATACCGAAGTAGTCTTACTGACAAACAATTCTATTCGAATTATGATTATTCTATGGAATCTAATAAGGCGTTTAATGAGATAAAAGAAATTATCTCAAGCAACAACCGTAGTCAATCAGGAATAGAACTAATATTTAATGCCAAAAATTTTATTGGTCCTTTTTTTCATGAAAATTTTATTTTTGCCTTTTTTGAGGCAAAAAGATTATCTGATTTCCGACAACCTTCTGGACCTAAAAAACTAGATATTAAAGATCACTATGGAATTGATGAAAAAGCGAATATCGAATTTGTGCAACACCTTATTAATTTACGGTATAATTACCTTGAAGCGAAGGAGAGTGGAAGACAAAAGATTGCCAATAATATTAATCAGTGGGTGGAAGGATTCGAAGCTTCTCTCAAAGAAATTTTCAGCGATGAAAGTTTAAAGTTGGTAATAGATAGTAAAAATTTTAAATACGACATAATAACTAAGGGCAGAGAGGTTTTTGATCTCAAAACTCTTTCAGATGGATTTTCTGCAATTATCAACATTGTAACTGAGTTGATAATGAGAATGGAAAAAAAACATTCAAACGTTTATGATGCCCAAGGCCTCGTCCTCATCGACGAAATCGAAACCCATCTCCATATCGACTTGCAAAAGAAAATTCTCCCCTTTCTAACCAGCTTTTTTCCAAAAATTCAATTCATCGTAACAACTCATTCACCTTTCGTATTAACTTCGTTAGCAGATGCCATAATCTACGATCTGGAAAGTCAAGAGCCAATTGAAGACCTTTCTGGTTATTCGGTGGAAGCGATTATCGAGGGATATTTTGGTTCGGATAAATATTCTGAGGCCTTAAAAGATAAAGTAGATGAATATGAGCAGTTGGCAAAAAAGGATGAACTTTCTTTCTCAGAGGAAAAAAGGTTCAAATCGCTCAAAAAATATTTTGACGATCTATCCGATGTCTTTGCTGAAGAGTTAAAGCTTAAAATCCAGCAAATTAGAATGCTCAAGCCAGTGAAATGA
- a CDS encoding HNH endonuclease, translating into MINVEKSQPAPECLALEKLKKDGDCGCKDVRLRLKHDFFNKCYICEEKAPSSIAIEHFIAHEGDLNLKFDWNNLFFACTHCNNIKHNSFNDILNCTDFSEIITECLEFHFTPFPEEKTAIIPIKSSPKILRTAEFLMKIYNGKTTNQIIEADNIRSKLRNEISHFLDAIEDYQHSLQEKYRLKIKQLLSPESAFTAFKIWIIKSRPDYMIQFGDLLPSF; encoded by the coding sequence ATGATTAATGTTGAAAAATCGCAGCCTGCACCCGAGTGTCTGGCGCTGGAAAAATTGAAAAAAGATGGCGATTGTGGCTGTAAAGATGTGCGTTTACGCCTTAAACATGATTTTTTCAACAAGTGCTACATTTGTGAAGAAAAGGCTCCATCTTCTATTGCAATCGAACATTTCATCGCACATGAAGGTGATCTCAATCTAAAATTCGATTGGAATAACCTCTTCTTCGCTTGCACCCATTGTAACAACATCAAACACAACTCCTTCAATGACATTCTCAATTGTACTGATTTTTCAGAAATCATTACAGAATGCCTTGAATTTCATTTCACTCCCTTCCCAGAAGAAAAAACCGCAATAATCCCCATAAAATCAAGCCCTAAAATTCTGAGAACTGCAGAATTCCTTATGAAAATATACAATGGAAAAACAACAAACCAAATCATTGAGGCCGATAACATACGTTCCAAACTAAGGAATGAAATCAGCCACTTTCTAGATGCCATAGAAGATTATCAGCACTCTTTGCAAGAAAAATATCGACTAAAAATTAAGCAGTTATTGAGCCCAGAATCTGCATTTACTGCTTTTAAAATTTGGATTATCAAAAGCAGACCTGATTACATGATTCAATTTGGAGACCTACTTCCTTCGTTTTAA
- a CDS encoding Hsp20/alpha crystallin family protein: MHWQHAMAKWANYAPHHHHGKHHGRHQGGGNFRRAKYNIPANVAETDTHYEIHLYSLGYDKANISITVVDDVLYVSGTREIPEDYRPNFIRQEFPIKSFEKEFHLNDGIDTTGIVAKQEEGVLIITLPKKLEAQRQERKVDIG, translated from the coding sequence ATGCATTGGCAACACGCAATGGCCAAGTGGGCAAACTATGCCCCTCATCATCATCATGGTAAGCACCATGGCAGACACCAAGGCGGCGGCAACTTCCGTCGCGCCAAGTACAACATTCCCGCCAACGTGGCCGAGACGGATACTCATTATGAAATCCACCTCTACTCCCTAGGCTACGACAAAGCCAACATCAGCATCACCGTGGTTGACGATGTGTTGTACGTAAGCGGTACCCGTGAAATCCCCGAGGATTACCGTCCCAATTTCATCCGGCAGGAATTCCCGATCAAATCATTTGAAAAAGAGTTCCACCTGAATGATGGCATCGATACCACCGGGATCGTGGCCAAACAGGAAGAAGGGGTACTGATCATCACCTTGCCGAAAAAGCTGGAAGCCCAGCGGCAGGAGCGAAAGGTGGATATTGGGTAA